The proteins below are encoded in one region of Streptomyces cyanogenus:
- a CDS encoding PQQ-binding-like beta-propeller repeat protein, with the protein MALPPHRPVVALLAAVALGLLGLAGHLRPDPYGDRLLPGASGGPHLDTRAWAARAHDGVVAAYDSRTGALRWRYARAGHRPVSVLPTRAEVIALWDDGLLTDTDGRSVRWHRALPDAAEWLPSQGGTGVLRPLGRGILAVVTPRRVTAYRTADGDLRWVLPARNGCVFRPASAVRRGAALILAQPCADSAWTGQLVALDDLGRIAPGRTPLGNDLPGPHPGHLDAEKPLARPR; encoded by the coding sequence GTGGCACTTCCCCCGCACCGTCCCGTCGTCGCCCTCCTCGCGGCCGTCGCCCTCGGCCTTCTCGGCCTGGCCGGGCACCTGCGGCCCGACCCCTACGGCGACCGGCTCCTGCCCGGCGCGTCCGGCGGGCCGCACCTGGACACCCGGGCCTGGGCGGCGCGGGCGCACGACGGCGTCGTGGCCGCCTACGACAGCCGTACCGGGGCGCTGCGGTGGCGCTACGCGCGCGCGGGGCACCGTCCCGTCTCCGTGCTCCCCACGCGCGCGGAGGTGATCGCGCTCTGGGACGACGGGCTGCTCACCGACACCGACGGCCGCTCCGTGCGCTGGCACCGGGCCCTGCCCGACGCGGCCGAGTGGCTCCCGTCCCAGGGCGGCACCGGCGTCCTGCGCCCCCTAGGCCGCGGCATCCTCGCGGTCGTCACCCCGCGCCGGGTCACCGCGTACCGCACCGCCGACGGCGACCTGCGCTGGGTGCTGCCCGCCCGGAACGGCTGCGTGTTCCGGCCCGCGAGTGCCGTACGGCGGGGCGCGGCCCTGATCCTCGCCCAGCCGTGCGCGGACAGCGCCTGGACAGGCCAGCTCGTGGCCCTGGACGACCTGGGCCGGATCGCGCCCGGCCGCACTCCGCTGGGCAATGATCTCCCCGGCCCGCACCCCGGACACCTGGACGCAGAAAAACCGCTTGCCCGGCCCCGTTAG